From a single Apium graveolens cultivar Ventura chromosome 2, ASM990537v1, whole genome shotgun sequence genomic region:
- the LOC141694236 gene encoding uncharacterized protein LOC141694236, with product MMMIQQHMQHQQQQFQQQMLQQAAHPEQQAPPATPVVTFKQFQSVKPPEFEGSADPTKARAWLKQIEKAFALIKVEEGQKTDFASYFLKGEANYRWESKKALEGEDVVTGDRFTDLFLEKYFPHYMKHQMKITFLELKQGNLSITDYEAKFTELARCVHEQVDTDEKRAKRFRQGLKP from the coding sequence ATGATGATGATACAGCAACATATGCAGCACCAACAACAGCAGTTTCAACAGCAGATGTTACAACAAGCCGCTCATCCAGAACAACAAGCACCACCAGCAACACCAgtagttactttcaagcaattccagtcggtaaagcctccggaATTCGAAGGTTCCgcagatcctacaaaagcgagagcttggtTAAAACAAATAGAAAAGGCTTTTGCGTTAATTAAAGTTGAGGAAGGtcagaagacggattttgctagttacttttTGAAGGGTGAAGCCAATTATcggtgggaatcgaagaaagctttggaggGAGAAGATGTGGTAACCGGGGATAGATTTACTGATCTTTttctagaaaaatattttcctcacTACATGAAGCATCAGATGAAGATTACGTTCTTGGAATTGAAGCAGGGTAATTTGTCCATTACGGATTATGAAGCCAAGTTCACTGAGTTGGCTAGGTGTGTTCATGAacaagtggatacggatgaaaagcgAGCTAAGAGGTTTCGGCAGGGATTGAAGCCATAG